The following is a genomic window from Oncorhynchus masou masou isolate Uvic2021 chromosome 6, UVic_Omas_1.1, whole genome shotgun sequence.
acagacagatgtgTCACTCCCACGCACATCCTTTCACTCCAACACATCCTTATGGAGGCTTCAGACACACTCAAAGTAAGAAATTAAGCACGATACAATATATAGGCTAACCATGATCTCTCGTTCGTTCAGAATAATCCTACAAACacaccttctgtctctccctctctcctccagtgtgtctgtgtgaagagTGGTCCAGTGGGAAAGTAAACACTGATGCCCAGGCTGCCTAACAGCAATTTATTCATCCACACACAACAAACCTCACTGCACACATACGTTCACACACATTAGTACCAACCTCTCCAAACGCACCTCTtcagcacacacacaaccaacctCTCATTTAAATATATTCAGGCAGTAATCTATTTTCAATTGTCTTTTGACTCACTACTACAGTGAATTTGTCTAACTCCCCTCTTCTATCCCTTGGTGAAACAGCTGCAGGAAATGTAATGTAAACTGCTGACAGAAATGGGAATCAGCAAACAAACGTCACTCTTCAGACGAGCAGTGGAGTTTTTCCACAGAGTTTTCAACAGAGTGGTTAAACAGTACATTCACatgtacacgcacgcacacacaccacacacacacaaaattcaCTTGAACTTGGAGACAATCTGTCTTCCTTCCTGCATTTGTCCTAAACAGAGAAAAACTGGACAGTAAAGAGCGAAGGGAATTATTTAGACTGGGCTAATGGCTCTACAATGGCCCAATCAATTCATTCATGACTCTGGTGTGGGTAAGAATCAGTTGCTGCTTGAGATACAGTATTTTGTGCGCaatgggtgtgtgtctgtactccaGATTAGTGCATGTGCGTGTTATTAGAAGGTTGGCCAAAGGTAATGATATTTGGTGTAGAAACCGCAGAGAGACATATTTAGGTTTCTGGGGAAACACAAGCAACTCTGTGTTGCTGGACATGCGAAGCCTGGTCatgtaggagtgtgtgtggacATGTGGATGTTCTATATTTAGCCCTGACATATTAGCCTGGCTTTCTTTAACACTATACGATTCAGACAACAAAGCATTCAGATCCTCATGGGCCGGTTTCCGGACAcaagttaaagggatactttgggatttttgtcaatgaggccctttatctactccccagagtcagatgaactcctgGATaccatttgtttgtttgtgtctagTATGAAGGAAATTAGAGGTAGTTTCATGAGCCAAagctaactagtgttagcacaatgactgtaagtctatgggtatctactagcAGGAGTAATTAACAACCtacttcaaactgcacgcagagataTAAAAATGGCATACACGCGTTCATCAGACTctagggaagtagataaagggccctatttccaaaatcctgaagtatccctttaagcttAGTCCTGAAATAAATACCATGGTCAATAGAGAATCTTCATTGaaaatgctttttagtccaggacatGGCTTAATCCATGTCTGTAAAACCACCAGCCCTATATTTTTAGGCCCTGGTTAGAGTAACACTTGTCTTGTAAGACCAGAGAGGACTGCATTcttggttaacatgtttaaacttgatttgtttaacgcttttttggttactacatgtacattccatatgtcttatttttactattttctacattgtagaataatagtgacgacataaaaactatgaaataagacatggaatcatgtagtaaccaaaaaagtgttcaacaaatcaaaatatatagcAAAGAGTTgctatttgaaaaatctcaaatataaaatatattttgatttgtttaacacatttttggttattctacaatgtagaaaatagtacaaataaagacaaacccttgaatgagtaggtgttctaaaacttttgaccggtagtgtacatcaGGGTTAATtcagtctcacacacagacagacacactttatcgacaaaaaacaacaaaaaaaacagttgTGGTAAGAGGCAGCTGAGAATTTCAAAGCTATAGTGTGTCTGATTGATTTCTTACCGGAATAACAAAAACAGAGATATCAGGTCTCTGCATAGCACAAGTTATGGTCATGATGAAGTAGGCTaatcatatctacagtatagggACAGAATCAGGCCTATAACATGGGCCTTCTCACCTCAGTCAGCGGAGTCAGCTCGTTGGCATACGTAGGCCGGGTATAGACAAAGACAGGCCGTGCCAGCGCGTCACCTGCTGATGCCAGACGCATCCCCTCCTTCACCCGGTTGCGGACAAACTGCCGTCCAAACATGGTGGAGCGCAGCACTGTGCTCAtgtagacagatgggaacagggCCGTACTCTCAGTCCATAGCCATGTCAGCTGGTCATTGCGAGCCACCTCCACGTCAGGGCAGCGACCAGTGTAGTTCTCCAGGCCGCTTCGGTAGTCATGGTTGTAGCAGTCTGGAAACAGGTAGAACCCCCACAGCTGGTTGGGCCGCAGGCTCTTGGCCAGCCGCAAGGTCTCCAGCATGAATTTCCGGGCCGACAGCTCAAACTCCTGCTGGGCCACTTTCCCCACGCGCTCCAGGGGCCACTCCAGGTTTTTGTTGGCCACCAGGTGCCGGGATTGGTTCCGGTATACGTCCTTGACGTCCCAGTTGCGGATCCACAGAGGACGCCACTCCTCCCAATCGATGACGGCAAGGCCTTTGGCGTTTGGTTCACTTATGTACTTGTGAACACCTTCGGGCATCTTCTCGTAGTGCTGCGTGAGGCTGGCGGCCTGTGGGAGCCCACCGTTCACCGCGGTGCCGTCCCGCTCGTAATACGGATACAGCCCTAACCGGTCCTTATAGAAGATGGTGAGGTTCTGTCTGACAAAGCCCTCGTTGGGCGACGCCACTATCTGGAACTGCTCCAGCGGGAAACGCACACCATGCCGGGGGCGGCAGTCCTCTGTCGGGGCATTCCAGGCGAGGAGCAAAGGCTTCTGGGAGAACATGGGCCATCTAGTGGGCTTCAGTTCTTCAATTCCGAGGACATTCCTGGGAGTGAGCAGAGCCAGGAGCAGCAGCCAGGGCAGCTGGCCAGTCAGGGCCAGGAGAGAGTGAGGCGCTACCCCCATGGCCACCTTCTCTGCCCTGGAAGAGAGACACAATGTCAATGTAGCTCTTTACAATCACAGCCTAGGAAATGAGCCTCTCCAGTTACTCAGTTTCTCTGTAGACTATATAATTTGGCAGTGATACAAAGAGAGCTATTTTTACTGAATGAAATGGCATGTTTACTTAATATACATTTCTCCAGGTGCCCTCACCAACCATTTCTAACTGTGTTATGTAATAATATGCCTTGagcaagagtgtgtgtgttttcaactTCAAATCAACATTAACTTCCTTTCACAACACTGATTGGCACACATATGGTAGGAGATTGCCAACCATTATGACAGGGCTAGCTTGTAGGATATCTCTGAAATGTAAGAGAGTATCTTGGTACTACTCTTCATACTAACATTGTTGGAAGGTCATGTAGCCCTGCAGTAAATAACACAAACAAAAGACAGACAAAACTGTCTGACAATGCATGGGGAGATAATATATTATttccagggttgggtaggttactttctaaatataatccgttacagttacctGTCCataattgtaatcagtaacgtaacttttggattacccaaactcagtaatgtaatctgattacattcagttactatTAGATTTCTTTCCCCTTAAGAcacattagaagaagacaaaaatgtatgttaccaattgaacaacatctattgcaggataaatcaacgttaaagtttacatagctggccatatatggatgtaaaatgttactttatgggttggttatgtaggcttcttctaacccatcgctttctactacatataaaaATAATATGATTAAATGAtatatttacattaaaaaccaaagtctatcagaattccagtcattcaaATAAAtattataccccttgatcttcaagaataggattTGGAATTGatttacctgagcataaccccaaaactaaggacttattagccagcaCTACTCTGTTCTTTATGATTTTGTGGTCATAGAGGACTGATTGTGCTCATTGATTCCAGTTAACAAATAAATGCTGCACTCAttgaatggcatgctttgagcactactgaaaagtgctatttacatgtgaaaaatgaatgccttatgctgcatttgctataggcctattgttgacctttttgttggtgacactttttgatatcttgataatatgcagctgtttattgggcaaatccacagatgaaacaataacaaaatcgccgccccgcctctgttttggtaaaaagctgagggatgggtttggagaaatgtaaccactctcagattaatagacagaacTACGGATGGTAGGACTGACCATCCACGATATCAAAagtattgttttaaccatgttaggaggctatacagtgtttgttcaCATTTACAAACATTTGAGAAAAACAAGATTATATTTCGagttctcatggagtgtgacagttgaacttagctcatgaggcattataaattatattcttcaagaatcaaatatatatatatatatatataaaatctatAAGTCAAAAACATTATGTAGCAActagattgcccctttaaatctattaaaaatgtgattttgagcatgtgtccattcggcctatgatttttattttatcagcatgaatttgattgagcaataaaagcccaaCTTTTATTCCATAGCCCGCTGTTGCAAGAGTGTATTTTTCACTGgatgtccactggtttcaaaaacaatgattgctAGGCAggttaaacttcttgaattcaaccattattgggttcaaatacacatttagattgtgAACAGCCAtgcacaacaaccacaatccgtaaggcgcaAATAACTAAATGagagcagtgtgattcacatcaatgcgctatgtagatatcaataataaatTATATCCATATCACCATATCACACCACTGCTGTTATCCTCACCTCCAAGCGTTAATTCAAATtcgataatctttggatgccgacagtaGTCGCACCATTGGACAGTAGCCttcaaaagcctattcctgcgaTCGATCAAACACATTTTGTGTGTCATCAtggtggtctctgacttgtggtcagactcgctcaggtggaacaaatgtGAACTTTTTTTCAATgcttgaatgtcattgagaaaacaagtCTAAAATATGTTTTTCGCTAACattctttctgaatttaaaagtaacccttaaagtaatcatctagtttttcaaaagtatctgtaatctgatcacaatatttttgctggtaatgtaACGAATTAGTTACCGTTTTTGTAATCCTTTACCCTGATTATGTCTGTGGACCAAAAAATACCGATGACTGCATTTTACCCTGTTTTCGTGTTTATGCTGGCCTCGAAACGAATCAAACAATACACTCAAATGTAAAAACCAAACCAGCTCACCAGTTTCAGACAATGTGAATGATTATCATTACTCGCTAATTCGTTAATCAAATAAGTAATTATATGCATACCAAATTCACCACAAACTAGTACGAACACGCGACGTAGTTGTACACGCGCACAACGTTAGCACGAGCTAGTTTCACAGTCCTTGCATTTACTCATCACATTGTAGCCAAATACAATAACTGAAATTGAATGATACAGTTGCGAACTGTTCAATAATGTTACACTACTTGCTACTGTAGCAACACAAGTTTCACTAGATGACCAAGGGAATCTGACCTGTAGCAGACGACTAAGATCAGAACAACGGTTTATTCCACTAATGTGGTTTCAAACAAAAAACGACAAGAATCTGCCGACATCCTGGTATACATATCTCCTCATGATGGAAATGTTCCACCAGTCTTCTTGCTAATAACATATTATAATCAATACATTTTTCGGGAAAATCCACTCTTGCCAACAACGCATAGCGCCCAGATCCAAGCAGAGAAACAATGCTCTGATGTGCTACGAGTTTAGAACTGCTCGTTCCATTCTACGggaaaggggggtgggggggtacgTTCAGAAATTGACTTCAATGTTTAGGTCACTTCGTCTTGATGAGGAGTAATACATATATGTCATTGGACTAATTCATGTCaatatatatttatgtgtatGTTAAAGCCATACTAATGTATTTGTAGCGTTTTTGGTTTGACGTTTGTTTACGATTACTCCCTTTAAATGTCAATAGTGGCTTAGTCTTCCAATTTCGCTGAGGGTAGGATCTCACGCCAAAATGTGTTCTTTAAATTAAGATAGGATATAGTCACATGTAGGAACCAATCCAATGAATTATGTTTATGTAGGTTTAGATAGCGGATATGTGGGTGACTAGCACTGCTAGCTAGTATATTAATACCACGTGTTACAGGAGTGTGGATGTCCACTTTAAACGAGCCCATCCTACTTTTAGACCGCGTGTTTCTTATGTCAGTCATCTTAATGTAGTCCTTACTGATACTTCTCAGTAATTGACAAGCTATGTGACCATACTCTTTCAAATCTTTCAGGAAACAGAAATAAAGCATACAGCTGTCTAACTTCATCCACACATCTGCAGTTCACCCCCTAGAAAGCATGATGTCCACTGACCATGTGCTGTGGACATAGCTGCTGTTCCTGTGAAAGTTGGGAGCGACCACTGACTCTCCGTGCTGACTCACCTGACAGGGTCAAACTTATGAAGGGGAAAGCGTCTCTCATGGCTGCTGACCAAGCAGGTTAAGACCTACAGCAGAAatttcttgctctctttctcactctgtttGCTTGTTCGCAGATGTAATTTCAGTACAAGGAACACAGAAGACCAGACCATTTTAAGTCAACTGGGATACCTTAACGTAACGTACGTATCATGTAAACAGGGCCTGCCTGCTTTACATCAGTCCCAGGTGTATCTGCCTGTAGTCTGGTCTATCACCACTGAATGTCCATGGTTTAAagccttcccctctctctaagCCCTGTGGAGCGGGCAGTAACCAGGAATTGCTACTAACTAACACACACCTGGATGTAAACTACAGTAGTAGTGAAGCCACCTCTTCATTGCTTAATTGTtcttttaggctgggtttctgtataaccactttgtgacaactgtggatgtaaaaggggctttataaatacatttgattgtatatagcctggttattgttattcttattgtgttactttttattattacctttattttagtctacttggtaaatattttctgaactcttcttgaactgcgctGTTGTTTAAGGACTTGTAATTacgcatttcatggtaaagtctacacttgttgtattcggcgcatgtgacaaataaagtttgattgaaTGATTAACCAGAGTAGAGTGCATTTACCGCAATGCAATCAGTGCCTTAGTATGCCACCCACACACAGCTAGGCAGCTACAGGCACAGATGTGTGGTGCTTTGAAGTCTGGCCTAGGGTCCACTGTTGTGAAATCCAGACAGGAATCTACTTGACAGCAACAAATCATTCAGCAAACCAGAGGGGATTTGACAGAGTGTTTTTTGAGAGGAGGGCAGTGCAGTGCAGAGAGGAATGACAAAGATGTTGTGGAAATGTGTTTTGTAGTTTGAAGTAGTTATCCAAGGAAGAAACTCTCTAGCGGGGAAGTTTAGGGATGGATTTGTTTTATGCTACACTCCCTAATTGATAGCATGATAACAAAACTCACAACTTTTAGACAATAATCTCCTATGCATAGACTACACACATGAAACAACTATAAAGAAGCTGAAAACACATGAAAATATATGTTAGAGTAAATTGGAATATTATCAAATTAAAATGACCTAACACACTGTGTGTGATATGTTTAGACATTTTACAAAAGGCATCAATGTGATGTGCCTCCTGTCATAGCAGTGTTACGCTCATCGTCGGATGataaatgaccggaccaaggtgcagcatagTAGGTTTGAATACGTAACACCGGGAAAAACAATGAACATAAATCGAACACAAACGCTAGTTGTGTCTAaagcaacaaacaaaaacaaaagtgCACAATTCTGTAAGGCAAaataaactatacagaaaacaagatcccacaaaacccaaaaggaaaatgacaacttatatatgatacccaatcagagacaacgatagacagctgcctctgattgggaaccatactcagccaaaaacacaaagaaatagaaaacatagattttcccacccgagtcacaccctgacctaaccaaacatagagaataataaggatctctaaggtcagggcgtgacaagcagACAATGAGAAATGGTGTCTGAAATGCAACTGGTCATCAACCTTGGTTAATTGATTCAGGAGTAGAGCACATGACTTTTAGATGATGGATACATGCATAATAAGAAATGGAGTAAAAAAAAAGGAATGCAGACAAATATGTTATAGTCAAATGTTGAATAAATCGGTCTCTGAAGTTTTTCCCACTTACCCAACAGAGGCTAGACTCCTTTTCCTTGCAAATCCACCGAAGAGGACTGGATGTGTTGTACAGACCAGTTTCTTTCCCCACTATAATGTTGGCTAAAGTGTCCTGGGTCCCCCTGCATTGACAATCCTTTGAGTGTGTTAGTAGTTAAATGCAGAGATTCAGTCTTACATCTTATTTCAACCTCTGACAGACCCCACCTCTGTCCCGCCCATGCAACCATGCCAAATAGACATCAGGCTCATGAACTCAATAAAATATAACTCACCCCTCTCACCAAGGTTAGGTTTAGTTAGATTTAGGCCCCAACAAACCAGAAGGTACTTCCTTCCCTCTCATGCTCATAAGAGTCAATTCCGCCCTATCCCTTAATTTAATGGTAAATTGACAGGTTGTTGGATCAGGTATTATACTAGGTATCAATTCTGAGGCATTATTTTACCAGACTAATTATTAGAAGACAATCCCCAAATGCCCAAACCCTACAaaaatcctgtgtgtgtgtgtgtgtgtgtgtgtgtgtgtgtgtgtgtgtgtgtgtgtgtgtgtgtgtgtgtgtgtgtgtgtgtgtgtgtgtgtgagagagagagagagagagaaggcacatGTTAGGGTTTAGTGTCAAAGCCAGGGGTTTCCTTTGTTTTTGTCACTGATCATCTGACTGCAGTATGACCTCATGCGTCTCCAATTGTCCAGCTATTGTCCTGCTCAGGGTATAATGTTAATTCTGACCCTGTACTGGGGGGAAGGGTATGCCTGgggtcatacacacacacgcacgcacacacacacatgataacgcTTGAGGCTAGCGTGAAACGTCTCCGGCAACCCAGAGTTTTTAGTCTAATCAGCACTTTAAATGCTGTTGAAAGTACATTCAAATGGGCATGAATGTACATACTGTTCTTGGGTATTTTGGGTGACTGTTGACACAAAAGACCTCTGTGGTAGGAACATTGCCACTTTGTGCTGCATTGTGTTGAGCCCTATATAATAGACATTTTCTCATTGCGTGATAGACACTGTCCTTAGTGTGTTCCTGTATAGGCAGAAACAAAAGCTGCTTTTATACGCTGGGCAAAAGCAAGGTCATAGATCAAAGCCAATAACAGTCACTAAACTAAGAAGCTAGGCTTGTGAATAATCATTAGTGCCAGTTAGTGGGGTTGGTGCTGAAGTGAGATGGATAAGGGTAAAATTAGGGTAATAATCACAGTATTAACTATGTTAACTATGATCATCAAGTTCTGACCTTCATCAGGTTACTCAGTCTGAAATATATATAGGGTTTAGCAGGAACTTTGTACTAGTCTCGTGCTACCAGACATCACACAATATTCTAATTTGTTTCTATGGATAAACATAAAACGACTGGAGTCAAGGCTATCTTGGTACAGACTTTCAGCTTGtgctatggatgtgtagctactGCTAGTGATGGTAGTAATTATCATTTTCCTTGCCACCATCATATTTCACATTACATAACTATAGGATAGAACTGGGAAGAGCCTTCGGATGCCTCCAATCAAAATGGTTTGCATTCCGCTCATGCACAATGTAACAGTTTAGAATTCCCAACTCTGAAGAGGTAACTCGAGACGAGACAGGGCCGGTTCAAAGACTCCGGTCTGACTGTCCAGCAGAGAGAATGCCACCTTTGACCCTGCATTAATCTACATCCCCATAAAACCACAGGTCTGTTAGGACATACGAGATGGCCAGGGATAACAGAAAAGCCACACCAGGATGTGGAAAATGGCTCCTTGAATCATTGGCTTTCCAAATAGC
Proteins encoded in this region:
- the LOC135541491 gene encoding hyaluronidase-2-like translates to MGVAPHSLLALTGQLPWLLLLALLTPRNVLGIEELKPTRWPMFSQKPLLLAWNAPTEDCRPRHGVRFPLEQFQIVASPNEGFVRQNLTIFYKDRLGLYPYYERDGTAVNGGLPQAASLTQHYEKMPEGVHKYISEPNAKGLAVIDWEEWRPLWIRNWDVKDVYRNQSRHLVANKNLEWPLERVGKVAQQEFELSARKFMLETLRLAKSLRPNQLWGFYLFPDCYNHDYRSGLENYTGRCPDVEVARNDQLTWLWTESTALFPSVYMSTVLRSTMFGRQFVRNRVKEGMRLASAGDALARPVFVYTRPTYANELTPLTETDLVSTIGESVALGASGVIIWGDHTYASSNASCSSLSEYLRGPLGRYLFNVSTAAELCSQKLCGFHGRCLRKHPDTDAYLHLSPLTHSISSQGGRLKVTGQLGQLELAGYRQHFQCQCYSGYKGEGCAQRELGKSGAAPVWKVWSVLTLLLPLGLLTVLH